From the genome of Symphalangus syndactylus isolate Jambi chromosome 13, NHGRI_mSymSyn1-v2.1_pri, whole genome shotgun sequence:
GGCGACAGGTGGCACCTGCCATTAGGGCCGGGACACGACCACCTGCCGCTGCTGCTCACCCGGCGCCCCTCTCCAGGCACCTGCTTCTGTCAGTCGGCCTGCCACCGCTCCACCCGACCCCACAGCCCCAGGACGTGCAGGAGGAGCGAGCCGGGGAACCCTGACttcccccctcccacccctcagCATCCCCCAAGGACCGCTCGGGCCCTCCCAGCGGGTGCTCCCGCCCCATCTCAGGATCCCCGGCGGGGCTCCCGTCACACCCCAGGAAGGTGGGTTGGAGGCGGTTCCAGGCTGGTGGGGCGGAGCCTGTGGTGTCCAGCCTCGGCCTCTAGACTCAACCCGCCCCAGAGCACAGCTTCGCCGAGCCCACCTGGTGAGAAGCCCCTGGGGTGGACGGGGCGGGGGGGGCGGGGGAGGCGCACTCCTCAACGGTTCTATCCCCTCTCTGGTCCCAGTCCCTTCTCCAGAGGCCCTGGTGGCTGACACCCTACTCACTCCTTCTCAGATGCAGGTCACAGGGACCCTTCTATTCAGAAACCTGTCAGAGATCTGTTCCCCTCTCCACCCAGGATCTTGGATTCTCATCTCCTTAGAGTATTGAATTCCAGCCCTTAATCTCCTTCTCCTTCAAGATTCCAGACTCCAGGCCCTGCTGCTTCCTCCCTTTCCTAGACACAGGGGTCCCAACCCACAGTCCCTTCCTCCTCAGCACTCAGGAGTCCCAGATTCCAGGTCCCTCCCCTCCCAGGATCCCAGAGTTGAGGCCCTCAGCCCCTGACTTTCAGACCGGGGGCTGGGTCCCCAGCTTCCTCCTCCCTCAGAGCAAGGTGTCCGGGTCTGCAGCCCCCTCCTCTACAGCCCCTGGGATCCGGAAGTTAGGGCCCAAGGCTGCTCCTATTCCCACCTCCCTCGGGCGCTTTCCCTGCTGAATTCACTCTCAGGGGCAGCCTCCTGACCTCCACTCTGAGCCAGCCCTCTATGGGGCCCCTACCCTGCCCCCTCTCTGTCCAGGTCCCCATCCCGGCCTTGGCAATGACCCTGGCGGCTTCCTCCCAGCGTTCCCAAATCATTCGCTCCAAGTTCCGATCTGGTGAGAGAGGGCTGTCTTCATGTGTGGGGGATGGGATCCTGAGAATGCTGTACTctggggtgggaagggaggggtggTAGGACCCATGAGGCCTGTGTTTTTTGTGCAAAAGGTCATGTTGCGTAAGGGAGGCCCAAGCACAGGGGTCCAGCTGTGGTGGATCAACGAGTGTGCAAATGGCTAGTACCACGCTCACGGGGGGAGCAATGGGGATTGGAGGCCAGAGGTAGGCGTGCAGAGGGTTCAAGCACTGAAGAGAAACAAAAGCTTACACTGGCACACATGCAGGGGCAGAAGAGCAGAGGAGGGACTTCAGAGGACCAGTGTGGGAGTTTGGGTGAGGGGACAATGAGCTGTCAAGCTGTGACAGTGTCAAAGGTCTTGTTTTAGTTCCCAGGGCAGGCAAAAAGTCTGCAAGtatagtcgggcatggtggcacatgcctgtaatcccagctacttgggaggctgaggcaggagaatagcttgaacccgagaggaggaggttgtggtgagccgagatcacgccatttgcactccagcctgggcaacaagagccaaactccatctcaaaaaaaaaaaaaaaaaattgtgcaagTGTTTCGAACTACAGATCAGTTCCTGAGAAGGCAAAGGGTACTTGAGTGTGCACGTGAGTGTGCCTATGTGGTTGGATGGGTACAAACACACCAGAAATCAAAGAGCAAGGAGTGTACAAAAAGGCGCATATGTCCAGAGAAGAGCAGAAATGTGCAAAGAGAGATCCTTGCTCCCAAACTGGGGGACAAACGCTGACTGCACATAAGATAGTTAACATTCATccaggcggggcacggtggctcatgcctgtaatcccagcacttcgggaggccaaggcaggtggatcacctgaggtcaggagctcaagaccagcctggccaacatggcgaaaccctgtctctactaaaaatacaaaaaaatgatgccgggcaaggtggctgacgcctgtagtcctagcactttgcgaggctgaggtgggcagattgcctgtgctcaggagttcgagaccagcctgggcaacatggtgaaaccccatctctactaaaatacaaaaaattagccaggcatggtggcatgtgcctgtagtcccagctactggggaggctgaggcaggagaattgcttgaacccgggaggtggaggttgcagtgagccgagatcacgccactgcactccagcctgggtgacagagtgatactctgtctcaaaaaaaaaaaaaaaaaaaattagctgggtgtggtggtgagcacctgtaatcccagctacttgggaggctaaggcaggaaaatcgcttgaacctgggaggcagaggttgcagtgagccgagatcgtgacattgtcctcaagcctgggtgacagagcaagactctgtctcaaaaaaaaaaagagggctaggcgcggtggttcacgcctgtaatcccagcactttgggaggccgaggtgggcggatcacctgaggtcgggagttcaagaccagcctaaccaacatggagaaaccccgtctctactaaaaaatacaaaattagccggcgtggtggcacatgcctgtaatcccagctacacgggaggctgaggcaggagaatggcttgaacccgggaggcagaggttgcagtgagccgagatcgtgccattgcactccagcctgggcgacaagaacgaaactctgtcccaaaaaaaaaaaaagattgttaacATTCATcccgggcaacacagcaagaccctgtctctacaaaaaattaaaaaacaaaacctatttagctaggtgtggcggtgcacacctgtagtcccaggtactcaggagactgaggtgggaggatgggttgagcccaggagttcaaggctgcagtgagctatgatcgcacccctgcactccagcccgggctacagagcgagaccttacctctaaaaaaacaaaacaaattaaaaaaaggaaaaaacagtgtTAAcatggatgctgaggcagagtGAGTCAAGGATGAAGAGTGTGCAAAAACATGCAAGTGCACAAAAATGGCATGTGTGCAAAACTAGAGTCCAGAGAGATGCATACTTAAAATGTGGATATGTGGAGAGTGTTGACTGTGGGAAGGCCCCGAGATAGCACAGAAAGTAGCAGGAGTGCATGGATAAAGGGAGGCGAGGTGCAAAGGGGCCAGGCTGCCAAGATGGCGATTGcgcagggggtggggtgggcacaCGCTTGCTCATGGAGGGGGCAGATGGAGCTAGGGGCAGGGCTGCCTCCTGCCTGCACGCTGGCTGGCTCGTAGCCCCAGAATGGCGCTGGCCCGCGGCGCTGCGCTGGCAGGGAGCAGGCGGGAGGCCCGAGGAAGGGAGCCTGCTGCCCGCCCACCCGCCTGCACAGGCTGTGTAAGGGGGCTGGGCACGCATATCCCGCCAACAACTGCAGCTCCCACCCGCCTGCCAGGCCAGGCTCCTGGACACTCCCTTCCcgccttcctcctcccacctccctcctccctccacagtCCTCCAGCTTCGGATCCACAGACGGAATCAGGAGCAGAGTAAGTGTGGGCCCCAAAAGGGAGGGTATGGTGACCCCCGCCTCCCCATTGGGATATCCTGGAATACAGCTGCCAGATAGCCCTCATTACTTCCTGCAGCTCAGTCTCCATCCCTTGGGACAGACCAAAATCCCATCCTGTCCTTTGCCAAGGATCTAGGGGTCCAGGTCTCTGGCCACCCCACCCCTAGGAGCTCTGCTTCCTGCTTCTCCACCCTAATGAGATGCTTGAGTTTGGATCCTGCTTCTTTGGAGAAGACAGGCATCCCGGTCTCCACATTTGGTATACATGAGAAGTTCTggatgtagctttttttttttttttttttgagatggagtcttgctctgtcgccaggctggagtgtcatggctcaatctaagctcactgcaacctctgcctcccaggttcaagcgattctcctgcctcagcctcctgagtagctgagattacaggcacgcaccaccatgcctggctaatttttgtattgttagtagggacggggtttcaccacgttggccaggctggtctcgaactcctgacctcaagtgatccgcccgcctcagtctcccaaagtgctgggattacaggcgtgagccaccgcggccggcctgGATGTAGCTTtcagcctctccctctccccaagaACCAGGAGTGCAGGCCCCACCCCTGTCCTAGCAAAACCTCAGACATCTGTGATCCTCAGCTACCACACCCCTTTGTGATAGAAAATTCCTGCTTTACTTGAGAATGTAACAACCAGAGCCCCGCCACACCTCCGCCCTCAGATCCAGGAGTTCAGGCACCCATCTCCCAGCACTCAAGTCTTGCTCCCTGGCCTGCCCTCCCGCACCCTGGGTCCCCGCTTTCCACACAGCCTTGCTCCTCCCGGCCTGGCTTGCTGCCTGCAGGCCTCTCAGGGTCCTTCACCGTCTCTGCAGTCTCGGATCCGGACCCGTGGATCTCAGCCTCAGGCCCTCCTCTGGCCCCGGCCTTGCCCTCGGGCACGGCCCCTTTCCTCTTCAGCCCTGGGGTCCTGCTCCCCGAGCCAGAATATTGTCCTCCTTGGAGGTCCCCAAAGAAGGTGAGTCTCGACCGGAGGGAGAGGTCCCTCTGAGAGCCTAGCCTTTGTCTCCCTTGCTGCTGCTGCCATTTTTGCTCCTCTTCGGTGGCACGGAGCTGACTCCATACTTTGCATGTAGCCCTGGGGCAGGAAGGTGGGAGCCGCGCTGAAGCCTAGCACATCACACCTGCCCTTTCAGGCGTCTCCCAAGATCTCCCAACGTTGGAGGGAGTCCAAGCCCAGGGGGACCTTGACATACCACCAGTACATGCCCCCAGAGCCGAGACAGGGATCCAGGGCAGACCCCCAAGCCGAGGGGTCCGCCCTGGGTCCTCCTGGGCCACCTCTGTGGGAAGAGACAGACTCGCAGCAGCCACATCCTAGGTATGACACCCGCTTCTGTTCTCCCGGGACCCAGAAATTCAGGTCCCAGCATCCTCCTCCCTCAAACCTCGAGTCCAAGATTAGGGGATTCGGGCCCCCAACCCTCTCCTCTCCCAGGGTTTAAGAGTCCAGGATCCCAGCCCCTCCCTTCGCCCTTCAGACCCGAGTCTGAACTCCTAGTTCCTCCTCCCCCATGCACAGAAATCTAGCCCCATGTTTGCGCCCTTGGAGACCCAGAATTCTGGGCCCACACTTTTCTGCATCTTCCCCAGCCCCCCGTCTTTGAGGACCCCAGAACGCCTTTCCCCCCTCTACCTCTCTAACCTTTGTTCACCCCTCACGATTATCACCAGGATGAAGCCCTCTCCCCTCACTCCCTGCCCACCAGGAGTCCCTAGCTCCTCGCCCCCTCCACACAAGTTGGAACTTCAGACCCTTAAACTGGAGGAGCTGACGGTGAGTTTGGGGTGTAACTTTGCAGGCTGGCTCTCTCCTTCGGTGGGGTCCCAGAATTCCaaccctgcagcctctgccctctgGAAATCCAGGAGATCGGGTACCCAGTCCCGTCCTGTTTTAGGGTCCCAGGAGTCCGGATCCCCCGTGCCTCCTTTCTCGGTTTCCAAATATCCTGTCCAGCTCCTGCCTGCGCCCCGGAGCCCGCCCAGCACTGCCTCTTcccacccaccccctccccaggtcTCAGAGCTCCGGCAGCAGCTGCGCCTGCGGGGCCTCCCAGTGTCGGGGACCAAGTCTATGCTCCTGGAGCGCATGCGCGGCGGCGCCCCGCCCCGCGAGCGGCCGAAGCCGCGGCGCGAGGACAGTCCCGCGGGTGCTCCCTGGCCGCGCCTCAGACCCAAGGCCCTGGCAGCCGCCCGGCGTCAGGGCTCGGTGAGGGCGGGGCTATGCGCGTGTGGACCAATGAAGAGAAAGCAAAGTGGGCCGGGGCGGGGTGTCGAAAAAACTAGCCAATGAAGTGTGGGGGCGTGGACCAGCGGCGGGAAGCCTTGAAGGCGAGGGGGCGTGGTTCAGAGCAACAGGGGGCGGATCTTTAGAGAAGAGGAGCCAATAAAAGAATAGGGGGCGAGGCCAAAGGGAGGGGTTGATGAGCGAGGGGTCGCGACAGGATCAAGGGGTGGAGCCACACGTTGCGAGTGGGTAGGGTTGCGCCCTGTGGCGCCCTGTGGGCTTGGCTTATGGGAGCTCGCCCTCTTGGCTGTTCTAGGTCAAGCCCAGCGCAGCACCTCACAGGCCACCTCTTCCACGTGCCGCGGATACCCCGGGGACGGCTCCGGCTCCAACTCCCACTCCGGCTCCTGTTGCAGCTCCAGCCCTGACCCCTTCCTCAGCGCCGGGCTCAGCGGCTCTGACTCTGGAGGAGGAGCTGCAGGAAGCGATCCGGAGGGCGCAGGTAAGAGGGTGTGTGTTGAATCCGGCTAGGGTTCTCCAGTCAGGTCCAGGTCGGAGTCCCGAGTTCACGCCAAATTTCTCCATCCGCAGTTGCTTCCGAACCGGGACATCGATGACATCCTGGAGGATCAGGTGCAGCCTGACGGTAGGATCCAAACTCCTAGATTTAGGGGAGGTGGGGGCTGAGGTTCCGGACTCCTGCGTCCAAGGGAGGCGTCAGCGGGGGAACTGGATCCTGGAAATGGGGTATGGGGGGCTGGCGCCCGGACCCCTAACTTTCCAAGCTCACGTACCATTCTTTATCCCGCAGACCCCCTGCCCCCTATTCCCCTGGACTTCCCTGGCTCCTTCGACGTGCTGTCCCCCTCCCCGGACTCTGAAGGCCTCTCATCTGTTTTCTCCTCTTCACTCCCGTCTCCCACGaactcctcctccccttctcccaggGACCCCACGGACTCCCTGGACTGGCTGGAGGCCCTGAGCGGGGGTCCTCCTCTGGGTTCtggtcccccaccccccagcatCTTCTCCGCTGACTTATCTGACTCCAGCAGCAGCCGGCTGTGGGACCTGCTGGAGGATCCGTGGTGATGGATTCTGGGATTTACAGAGACAGAGAACTGGTGGGGGTGGAGAGAAGCTCCTTGGGGGAGGAAAGGGAACTATCAGCAGAGCCCCTCCTACCGCAGACACAGGATCGGAGACAA
Proteins encoded in this window:
- the MAMSTR gene encoding MEF2-activating motif and SAP domain-containing transcriptional regulator — its product is MTLAASSQRSQIIRSKFRSVLQLRIHRRNQEQISDPDPWISASGPPLAPALPSGTAPFLFSPGVLLPEPEYCPPWRSPKKASPKISQRWRESKPRGTLTYHQYMPPEPRQGSRADPQAEGSALGPPGPPLWEETDSQQPHPRMKPSPLTPCPPGVPSSSPPPHKLELQTLKLEELTVSELRQQLRLRGLPVSGTKSMLLERMRGGAPPRERPKPRREDSPAGAPWPRLRPKALAAARRQGSVKPSAAPHRPPLPRAADTPGTAPAPTPTPAPVAAPALTPSSAPGSAALTLEEELQEAIRRAQLLPNRDIDDILEDQVQPDDPLPPIPLDFPGSFDVLSPSPDSEGLSSVFSSSLPSPTNSSSPSPRDPTDSLDWLEALSGGPPLGSGPPPPSIFSADLSDSSSSRLWDLLEDPW